The following are from one region of the Streptomyces tuirus genome:
- a CDS encoding M20 family metallopeptidase: MAPHSDTAALLERVAKYRGEMLQDLARYVELETPSDDRPLLEAGLARIDAWLRERLGEPTAVSATDGGEYGDVRVYDYPGEGTAPVLVLAHYDTVWPKGTLAGWPFGVDGDRATGPGVFDMKAGLVQAVWALRVLAEAGLSRPPIRLVLNGDEEIGSPVSRPVIEAAAEGARAALVFEASAAGALKTARKGVGIFRVDVTGVEAHAGLDPRRGVSAVDELARLVLKLHGLTDHEAGTTVNVGVVNGGTRTNVTAGSAVGHLDVRVRTRAEADRIDAALAVLAPADPRATVTVSGEWNRPVMERSEGTARLFALARGLAADIGVDLAECEVGGASDGNFVAALGVPVLDGFGAVGDGAHARGEHISLAGMTERTALAAALLHALTVTR; this comes from the coding sequence ATGGCGCCCCACTCGGACACCGCCGCCCTGCTGGAGCGGGTGGCGAAGTACCGCGGCGAGATGCTTCAGGACCTGGCCCGTTACGTAGAGCTGGAGACGCCCAGCGACGACAGGCCCCTCCTGGAGGCCGGGCTGGCCCGTATCGACGCCTGGCTGCGCGAACGGCTCGGCGAACCCACCGCGGTCAGCGCCACCGACGGGGGCGAGTACGGCGACGTACGGGTGTACGACTACCCGGGCGAGGGCACCGCGCCCGTGCTCGTCCTGGCCCACTACGACACGGTGTGGCCCAAGGGCACGCTCGCCGGCTGGCCGTTCGGCGTCGACGGCGACCGGGCCACCGGTCCCGGCGTCTTCGACATGAAGGCGGGCCTGGTGCAGGCGGTGTGGGCGCTGCGCGTCCTCGCCGAGGCGGGTCTGTCCAGGCCGCCGATCCGGCTGGTCCTCAACGGGGACGAGGAGATCGGCAGCCCGGTCTCCCGGCCGGTCATCGAGGCGGCCGCCGAAGGAGCCAGGGCCGCCCTGGTCTTCGAGGCGAGCGCGGCGGGCGCGCTGAAGACCGCGCGCAAGGGCGTCGGCATCTTCCGCGTCGACGTCACCGGCGTCGAGGCTCACGCGGGCCTGGACCCGAGGCGCGGGGTCAGCGCCGTCGACGAGCTCGCCCGTCTCGTCCTGAAGCTGCACGGCCTCACCGACCACGAGGCCGGCACCACGGTCAACGTCGGTGTCGTGAACGGCGGGACGCGGACCAATGTCACGGCGGGCTCGGCGGTCGGGCACCTGGATGTCCGGGTGCGTACCCGGGCCGAGGCGGACCGGATCGACGCGGCGCTCGCCGTCCTGGCGCCCGCGGACCCCCGGGCGACCGTCACTGTCAGCGGCGAGTGGAACCGGCCGGTGATGGAGCGCTCCGAGGGCACGGCAAGGCTGTTCGCACTGGCCCGTGGCCTGGCTGCGGACATCGGTGTGGATCTCGCGGAGTGTGAGGTCGGCGGGGCCAGCGACGGCAACTTCGTCGCCGCACTCGGTGTGCCGGTGCTCGACGGCTTCGGCGCCGTGGGCGACGGGGCCCACGCCCGGGGCGAGCACATCAGCCTCGCGGGGATGACCGAACGCACGGCGCTGGCCGCCGCACTGCTCCACGCGCTGACCGTGACGCGGTGA